In the genome of Ctenopharyngodon idella isolate HZGC_01 chromosome 19, HZGC01, whole genome shotgun sequence, one region contains:
- the evx1 gene encoding homeobox even-skipped homolog protein 1: MDSAKDMLMRTEGGQIGTLSAKTGSILTEATGDPMRKLPDKPVNQNRLSPVPYSQNLVDDATKGHRSAKYGDVTLTSKPSAPDRDLSDIPNKEASSSDAESDLYEEIDVSCTPESMDYPSGQGLAMGSPNHGKEVGVDNKMGSGPGSLNYGSDQMRRYRTAFTREQIARLEKEFYRENYVSRPRRCELAAALNLPETTIKVWFQNRRMKDKRQRLAMTWPHPADPAFYTYMMSHAAATGSLPYPFQSHLPLPYYSPLSGVTAGSGSATGGPFSNPLRSLDSFRVLSHPYPRPELLCAFRHPSLYPSPGHGLGPGGSPCSCLACHAASQSNGLPHRSNNADFSCSPTTRTEAFLTFSPAVISKSSSVSLDQREEVPLTR, from the exons ATGGACAGCGCTAAGGACATGCTGATGCGCACCGAGGGTGGTCAGATTGGCACACTGTCTGCCAAAACTGGCTCTATTTTGACGGAAGCTACTGGAGACCCCATGCGCAAGTTACCGGACAAACCGGTTAACCAGAACAGACTGAGCCCAGTGCCTTATTCGCAAAACCTAGTGGATGACGCCACAAAGGGACACCGTAGCGCAAAGTACGGAGATGTGACACTTACTAGCAAGCCCTCCGCGCCGGACAGAGACCTGTCAGACATTCCCAACAAAGAGGCCAGCAGCTCAGATGCGGAATCAGACCTCTATGAGGAAATAGATGTCAGCTGTACCCCAGAGAGCATGGATTACCCGAGTGgacaag GACTGGCGATGGGCTCGCCGAACCACGGTAAAGAAGTCGGTGTGGACAACAAGATGGGCTCAGGCCCCGGTTCTCTCAACTACGGTTCTGACCAGATGCGAAGGTATCGAACAGCATTCACGAGAGAGCAGATAGCACGACTGGAGAAAGAATTTTACCGGGAAAATTACGTGTCCAGGCCACGTAGGTGCGAGTTGGCGGCTGCCTTAAATTTACCGGAAACAACAATAAAG GTTTGGTTTCAGAACCGTCGCATGAAGGACAAGAGACAGCGGCTGGCTATGACTTGGCCGCATCCTGCCGACCCCGCCTTTTACACTTATATGATGAGCCATGCTGCAGCCACGGGCAGCCTGCCCTATCCATTTCAATCTCACCTTCCTCTACCTTACTACTCACCACTCAGCGGAGTGACTGCAGGTTCAGGCTCTGCTACCGGGGGTCCATTCTCCAATCCTCTGCGCTCGCTGGATAGTTTTCGGGTGCTTTCGCATCCATACCCGCGTCCTGAGCTACTGTGCGCCTTCAGACACCCATCACTGTATCCCAGCCCGGGTCATGGGCTTGGTCCTGGTGGAAGCCCATGCTCCTGCCTTGCCTGTCACGCTGCCAGTCAGTCAAACGGGCTTCCACACAGGTCCAACAACGCAGACTTCTCGTGTTCGCCCACGACCAGGACTGAGGCCTTCCTCACGTTCTCGCCAGCAGTCATCAGCAAATCATCTTCAGTGTCTTTGGACCAGAGGGAGGAAGTGCCACTAACCAGATAA
- the hoxa13a gene encoding homeobox protein Hox-A13a — MTTSLLLRPRWIDPVMFLYDNGVGLDDTGKNMEGFTGGNFSPSPCRNLMAHPASLAPSAAYPSSEVAAAGAGEPGKQCSPCSAVQGSASASITYGYFGGGGYYPCRMSHHHGGGGGVKTCAQSPVSSSPYGEKYMDTSASTGEDYTTSRAKEFAFYSSYASSPYQPVPSYLDVPVVQAVSGPAEPRHEPLLPMESYQPWAITATGWNGQVYCTKEQPQTGNVWKSSIPEAVSHGGTDGSSFRRGRKKRVPYTKVQLKELEREYAANKFITKDKRRRISAQTNLSERQVTIWFQNRRVKEKKVVNKLKSSS, encoded by the exons ATGACAACGTCACTGCTTCTCCGCCCGCGCTGGATTGACCCGGTCATGTTTCTCTATGATAACGGTGTTGGCTTGGACGACACCGGCAAGAATATGGAAGGGTTCACGGGAGGTAACTTCTCGCCGAGTCCGTGCAGGAATTTGATGGCTCACCCTGCCTCTCTTGCGCCCAGCGCTGCTTATCCGTCAAGCGAAGTGGCTGCCGCTGGAGCGGGTGAGCCTGGTAAGCAATGCAGCCCCTGCTCAGCCGTCCAGGGTTCAGCCAGCGCTTCAATTACATACGGATATTTCGGTGGCGGTGGATACTATCCTTGCCGAATGTCCCACCACCACGGGGGCGGTGGAGGTGTGAAGACATGTGCCCAATCCCCCGTCTCTTCCTCACCTTACGGGGAAAAATACATGGACACGTCCGCTTCTACAGGCGAAGATTATACCACTTCGCGCGCCAAGGAGTTTGCCTTCTACTCGAGCTACGCCTCGAGCCCATATCAGCCAGTTCCGAGTTATCTGGATGTGCCTGTAGTCCAGGCAGTGAGCGGGCCTGCAGAGCCCCGGCATGAGCCCTTATTACCAATGGAGAGCTACCAACCGTGGGCTATCACAGCCACTGGCTGGAACGGGCAGGTCTATTGCACCAAAGAGCAGCCACAGACGGGAAACGTGTGGAAGTCGTCTATACCAG AGGCAGTGTCTCATGGAGGGACAGACGGCAGCTCCTTCCGCCGCGGTAGGAAGAAACGTGTTCCATACACCAAGGTGCAGCTTAAGGAGCTTGAACGGGAGTATGCCGCCAACAAGTTTATTACCAAGGACAAACGCAGGCGGATATCCGCTCAGACCAACCTGTCTGAACGACAGGTCACTATCTGGTTCCAGAACCGAAGggtgaaagagaaaaaagtcgtcaacaaattaaaaagcaGCAGTTAG